The nucleotide sequence AATAAAATCCAGCTAATTAATGTGATAATTGTGCACAATAAAATGATCGAAATCGGAGGACCTGGCACGATGTGGAGCGAATTGGAATGCAGTGGACTTGCCATAGAGAATTGCCAGTGCTCCAGATTACAGCGTTCGTCTCAAAGATCCACCGATAAACCCTTAATCCCAAGGGTCAGCCTGCTTTATCAGCCATCAGCGGTCATCCCCTCATTCCTGGCCATCGGGATTGTGCTCACGATCTGTTTAGGATCCGCCCTCGGTGCTCCACAATCCTCCTGCATCATGTGCGACAAGGAGGACCTGCGTCCACGAGTCCCACCGTATACCGACAGTTACGAGGAGTACACCTTCGACCACCAGGTGACCCAGCAATCGGCCATCGAGTCCATGCTGAAACTCAATGGGAGTAAGTTATAAACACATTCTTTAaacataaattttattttatatttacaaTTTACCTTTTATTGTTTAACATAAGTATTTTCCAATAACTGTAGAAAccaataattaaaaaactaatcACCTAAAGcagttttatatataaatggCGTTATCCTGTTTcaaaaaacatataaaaatatatttatttaaaattcttttGAGGAATTTAAACAGAAAAAAACTAATTCATTTGATTTATGCAACATTTAAGTTTAAACTTAAATCGACAAAAGAAATgttaaatactta is from Drosophila suzukii chromosome 3, CBGP_Dsuzu_IsoJpt1.0, whole genome shotgun sequence and encodes:
- the LOC108013379 gene encoding uncharacterized protein, which gives rise to MIEIGGPGTMWSELECSGLAIENCQCSRLQRSSQRSTDKPLIPRVSLLYQPSAVIPSFLAIGIVLTICLGSALGAPQSSCIMCDKEDLRPRVPPYTDSYEEYTFDHQVTQQSAIESMLKLNGTKGQNNACSSIKCPPNTPKYCLGHQFINDHCWCELQHREEGLPYVPHVCFADQKVHTSSVDSCFTFVQVKECCCAEIWFKKWRHISGSSRSQHIPKILVHLLPALSVLHWISRRRTFC